From a single Gemmatimonadota bacterium genomic region:
- the yajC gene encoding preprotein translocase subunit YajC, which produces MFATLIALVQDGAQGGGGGARMSVILIQLALFVAIFYFILIRPSRQSQKRHQVMQTELRRGDEVVTDGGIVAKIVHVADDRLTIKTADDTRLIVVRSKVARRLTPTGEAES; this is translated from the coding sequence GTGTTCGCGACTTTGATTGCGCTGGTACAGGACGGCGCCCAGGGGGGCGGAGGCGGAGCCCGAATGTCCGTCATCCTGATTCAGCTCGCGCTGTTCGTGGCGATCTTCTACTTCATCCTGATTCGGCCGTCCAGGCAGTCGCAGAAGCGCCATCAGGTAATGCAGACGGAGCTGCGCCGGGGCGACGAGGTGGTCACCGACGGCGGCATCGTCGCCAAGATCGTGCACGTGGCAGACGACCGCTTGACGATCAAGACCGCGGACGACACCAGGCTCATCGTGGTGCGCTCCAAGGTCGCCCGCAGGCTCACGCCCACCGGCGAAGCGGAGTCCTGA
- the def gene encoding peptide deformylase has protein sequence MIRDIRLLGDPVLRAPAEAVGDVDEDIRKLVADMLETMYDADGVGLAAPQIGVGLRVIVVDPGEDEESGPVALINPRITRRSAELEKAEEGCLSIPGIADIVERPAGVVVEALGEDGGPLTVAAEGLQARVLQHEVDHLDGVLFLDRLSALKRRMALQKWRKLQEEEKEP, from the coding sequence GTGATCCGCGATATCCGCCTGTTGGGAGACCCGGTTCTGCGCGCCCCGGCCGAGGCCGTTGGTGACGTGGACGAGGACATCCGGAAGCTCGTGGCGGACATGCTGGAGACCATGTACGACGCCGACGGCGTCGGCCTCGCGGCGCCGCAGATCGGCGTCGGCCTGCGGGTCATCGTCGTGGATCCCGGCGAGGACGAAGAATCGGGCCCCGTCGCGCTCATAAATCCGCGCATCACGCGCCGCTCTGCCGAGCTGGAAAAGGCGGAGGAGGGCTGTCTCAGCATACCCGGCATAGCCGACATCGTGGAGCGGCCGGCGGGGGTGGTGGTGGAGGCGCTGGGCGAAGACGGCGGGCCGCTGACGGTCGCAGCGGAGGGTCTGCAGGCGAGGGTGCTACAGCACGAAGTGGATCACCTGGACGGGGTGCTGTTTCTCGACCGCCTCAGCGCGTTGAAGCGCAGGATGGCCCTCCAGAAGTGGCGCAAGCTTCAGGAGGAAGAGAAGGAGCCGTGA
- the tgt gene encoding tRNA guanosine(34) transglycosylase Tgt, translated as MTATPAVAAASGAVPRFEVSATEGAARSGILHLARGSVRTPAFMPVGTQATVKALTPEEVTAVGADIVLANTYHLYLRPGADIVRDLGGLHTFMRWERPILTDSGGFQVFSLADLAEIDDEGVRFRSHLDGSTHAFTPESVVDIQRALGADVIMAFDQCPPGRVGRSDARAALKRTLRWLERCARRFAETGGHGPNPHQVLLPIVQGGAYVDLRRENARRVLELGDWSGVAIGGLSVGEPKPVMWEVLEALEPELPGSLPRYLMGVGYPDDLLEAIGRGVDMFDCVAPTRNGRRGTAWVEDEGQVNLRAARFKADGGPLDPACDCYACGRYSRAYIRHLLVAGEWLALRLVSIHNLRFLIRLTERARVHIEAGDYGSWSVDWLERFRARAPTGNSDADGA; from the coding sequence GTGACGGCGACGCCCGCCGTGGCGGCCGCGTCGGGTGCGGTTCCTCGTTTCGAGGTGAGCGCTACGGAAGGCGCGGCGCGCTCGGGCATTCTGCACCTGGCGCGCGGCTCGGTGCGGACGCCCGCCTTCATGCCGGTCGGCACGCAGGCGACCGTCAAGGCGCTCACGCCGGAGGAGGTGACGGCGGTGGGCGCGGATATCGTGCTCGCCAACACCTACCACCTCTACCTGCGTCCGGGCGCCGACATCGTACGCGACCTGGGGGGCCTGCACACCTTCATGCGCTGGGAGCGGCCCATCCTCACCGACTCGGGCGGCTTCCAGGTGTTCAGCCTCGCCGATCTGGCCGAAATCGATGACGAGGGGGTCCGTTTTCGCAGCCACCTCGACGGCTCCACGCACGCCTTCACGCCGGAGTCCGTGGTGGACATCCAGCGGGCCCTCGGCGCCGACGTGATCATGGCCTTCGACCAGTGTCCACCAGGCCGCGTGGGCCGATCCGACGCGCGCGCCGCGCTCAAACGTACGCTGCGCTGGCTGGAGCGCTGCGCGCGGCGCTTCGCCGAGACCGGCGGCCACGGCCCGAACCCGCACCAGGTGCTGCTGCCGATAGTGCAGGGAGGCGCCTACGTCGACCTGCGCCGGGAGAACGCGCGGCGCGTGCTGGAGCTGGGGGACTGGAGCGGCGTGGCCATCGGTGGGCTCTCGGTGGGGGAGCCCAAGCCCGTCATGTGGGAGGTGCTCGAGGCCCTCGAGCCCGAGCTGCCCGGTTCGTTGCCGCGCTACCTGATGGGCGTCGGCTACCCGGACGACCTGCTGGAGGCCATCGGCCGGGGCGTGGACATGTTCGACTGCGTGGCTCCCACCAGAAACGGCCGCCGCGGCACCGCCTGGGTCGAGGACGAGGGACAGGTCAATCTGCGCGCCGCCCGCTTCAAGGCGGACGGCGGACCGCTGGATCCGGCCTGCGACTGCTACGCGTGTGGGCGGTATTCACGCGCCTACATCCGGCACCTGCTGGTCGCGGGGGAGTGGCTCGCACTGCGCCTCGTCTCGATTCACAATCTGCGCTTCCTGATTCGGCTCACCGAGCGCGCTCGCGTGCACATCGAAGCGGGCGACTACGGGTCCTGGAGCGTGGACTGGCTGGAGCGCTTCCGGGCGCGCGCGCCCACTGGCAACTCGGACGCTGACGGCGCATGA
- the thiS gene encoding sulfur carrier protein ThiS → MTSQTALIGVRINGSQRELAGGQNVAELLLSLGLHPRLIVVERNGEILRHERYESVNVEDGDRLELVHFVGGG, encoded by the coding sequence ATGACTTCGCAAACGGCCCTGATCGGCGTCAGGATCAACGGCAGCCAGCGCGAGTTGGCCGGCGGCCAGAACGTAGCGGAGCTGCTGCTTTCATTGGGGCTGCACCCCAGGCTGATCGTGGTCGAGCGCAACGGCGAGATTCTGCGACACGAGCGCTACGAGAGCGTGAACGTCGAGGACGGAGACCGGCTGGAGTTGGTGCACTTCGTGGGAGGAGGGTAG
- the fmt gene encoding methionyl-tRNA formyltransferase — translation MRVLFWGTPDFALPTLRALLGEGFEVVAVVTRPDRPAGRGRRLRRPAVKEMAEDEGLEVFQPVAAGDEEFLAAVRLLEPEVGVVAAYGRFLPRAALDLPVHGTVNVHPSLLPELRGAAPVQWALIRGLERTGVSVIRLVEEMDAGPVLLQVEEPILPDESAAELAARLAEIGGEALVEALTLMEAGEIDEVEQDHDAATFAPPVSVDDARVDWSRAPETAAGWIRGTDDVPGAWTTRDGARLKVFRPALADGPAGVGGTVLALDDTADGRGMLVATGAGALWLAEVQPEGRRRMSAADWARGGGVVEGDRLGA, via the coding sequence GTGAGGGTTCTTTTCTGGGGTACGCCCGATTTCGCATTGCCCACCCTGCGCGCGCTGCTCGGGGAGGGCTTCGAGGTCGTCGCGGTCGTAACCCGGCCGGACCGCCCCGCCGGCCGCGGTCGTCGACTGCGCCGCCCCGCGGTGAAGGAGATGGCGGAGGACGAGGGCCTCGAGGTCTTTCAGCCCGTCGCCGCGGGGGACGAAGAGTTCCTGGCCGCCGTCCGGCTGCTCGAGCCGGAGGTGGGAGTGGTGGCGGCGTATGGACGTTTCCTGCCCCGGGCGGCGCTCGATCTGCCCGTCCACGGTACGGTCAACGTGCACCCGTCGCTGCTCCCGGAGCTGCGCGGCGCGGCGCCGGTCCAGTGGGCGCTGATCCGAGGCCTGGAGCGCACGGGCGTGTCGGTCATCCGCCTCGTCGAAGAGATGGACGCGGGGCCCGTGCTGCTGCAGGTGGAGGAGCCCATCCTGCCCGACGAGTCGGCCGCGGAGTTGGCCGCGCGGCTGGCGGAGATCGGCGGAGAGGCCCTGGTCGAGGCGCTCACCCTGATGGAAGCCGGTGAGATCGACGAGGTGGAGCAGGACCACGACGCGGCGACGTTCGCTCCCCCCGTTTCGGTAGACGACGCGCGCGTCGACTGGTCGCGCGCCCCGGAGACGGCCGCCGGCTGGATCCGCGGCACCGACGACGTGCCGGGCGCGTGGACCACCAGGGACGGCGCGCGCTTGAAGGTGTTCCGGCCCGCGCTGGCGGACGGGCCGGCCGGGGTGGGTGGCACGGTGCTCGCGCTGGATGACACCGCCGACGGCCGCGGTATGTTGGTCGCGACCGGCGCGGGCGCGCTGTGGCTCGCGGAGGTGCAACCCGAGGGCCGGCGGCGCATGTCCGCCGCGGACTGGGCGAGGGGCGGAGGGGTGGTCGAAGGGGACCGGCTGGGCGCATGA
- a CDS encoding thiamine phosphate synthase — protein sequence MNRAAALPRLHVVTSDDVVRRAGFFGSAERALRAGGERLALHLRWRGSGAELYDLGARLSGVAADTGSALIVSRRVDVALAVGASGVQLGTGALPASAARRLLGAGAWIGRSLHRVEEVGRLESAADYAFLGAVYDTASHPGRGALGVSGLRSACAAAARPVFAIGGVRGERVAEVTAAGAYGVAVLGAVWDAEDPAEAVGSMLDSLESSL from the coding sequence ATGAACCGGGCGGCCGCGCTGCCGCGACTACACGTCGTCACGAGCGACGATGTCGTGCGGCGGGCGGGCTTCTTCGGGAGCGCCGAGCGAGCGCTGCGCGCCGGGGGCGAGCGGCTCGCGCTCCACCTGCGCTGGCGCGGCTCGGGAGCGGAGCTGTACGACCTGGGCGCGCGCTTGAGCGGCGTCGCGGCGGACACTGGCTCAGCGCTGATCGTCAGTCGCCGCGTGGACGTGGCGCTCGCCGTGGGCGCGAGCGGGGTACAACTGGGGACCGGCGCTTTGCCGGCGTCCGCGGCGCGGCGGCTGCTCGGCGCGGGCGCGTGGATCGGCCGCTCCCTGCACCGCGTCGAAGAGGTCGGACGCCTGGAGAGCGCGGCAGATTACGCGTTCCTGGGTGCGGTTTACGACACGGCCTCGCACCCCGGCCGCGGGGCTCTGGGGGTGAGCGGGCTGCGCAGCGCGTGCGCGGCCGCCGCGCGCCCGGTGTTCGCCATCGGGGGAGTGCGCGGCGAACGCGTGGCGGAGGTCACCGCGGCCGGAGCGTACGGGGTGGCGGTCCTCGGAGCCGTGTGGGACGCGGAGGATCCGGCGGAGGCGGTAGGGTCGATGTTGGACAGCCTGGAGAGCTCGTTATGA
- the queA gene encoding tRNA preQ1(34) S-adenosylmethionine ribosyltransferase-isomerase QueA, protein MGEPLALPTSAFEYDLPADRIARYPAEKRDGSRLLVLDRANASLRHLRFSDLAELVRPGDALILNETRVRAARLVGRKPTGAPGEVLLLRPARGEPGESAELWEALVRPGSKLKPGRTLEIADDLTVEIMEGAGDGGRLVRLRSPLGTDEALRRHGRVPLPPYLEREAEPADRERYQTVYARALGSVAAPTAGLHFTRTLLDRLRERGVRIGRLTLHVGVGTFRPVDTDDPALHALHAEWYDIPPATAALAEDVRARGGSVWAVGTTGVRALEAAADDSGRLTRLSGWTDLFIRPGYAFRAVDRLLTNFHLPRSTLLMLVAAFGGHEPVMNAYREAIARDYRFYSYGDAMAVL, encoded by the coding sequence ATGGGTGAGCCTCTCGCCCTGCCCACCTCCGCTTTCGAGTACGACCTGCCGGCGGACCGAATCGCTCGGTACCCGGCGGAAAAGCGCGACGGCAGCCGACTGCTGGTGCTCGATCGTGCGAACGCCTCCTTGCGCCACCTTCGATTCTCGGATCTGGCCGAGCTCGTGCGGCCCGGAGACGCGCTGATCCTGAACGAGACGCGGGTGCGCGCCGCGCGGCTGGTGGGACGCAAACCCACCGGCGCCCCGGGCGAGGTGCTACTGCTGCGGCCGGCGCGCGGCGAGCCGGGCGAAAGCGCCGAGCTGTGGGAAGCGCTGGTGCGGCCCGGAAGCAAGCTCAAGCCGGGCCGGACGCTTGAGATCGCCGACGACCTCACGGTGGAGATCATGGAAGGCGCGGGCGACGGAGGGCGGCTCGTTCGCCTGCGGTCGCCCCTGGGCACGGACGAAGCGCTCCGGCGACACGGCCGCGTGCCGCTGCCTCCGTACCTGGAGCGGGAGGCGGAGCCGGCCGACCGGGAGCGCTACCAGACGGTCTACGCCCGCGCGCTGGGATCGGTGGCCGCGCCCACCGCGGGCCTGCACTTCACCCGGACGCTGCTGGATCGACTGCGGGAGCGCGGCGTGCGCATCGGCCGACTGACGTTGCACGTGGGCGTCGGCACGTTCAGGCCGGTGGACACCGACGACCCGGCGCTCCACGCGCTGCACGCCGAGTGGTACGACATTCCGCCCGCGACCGCCGCGCTCGCCGAGGACGTTCGCGCGCGCGGCGGCTCGGTGTGGGCGGTCGGCACGACCGGCGTACGCGCGCTCGAGGCCGCCGCCGATGACTCCGGGCGGCTCACCCGGCTCTCGGGCTGGACCGACCTGTTCATCCGGCCGGGCTACGCCTTTCGGGCCGTCGACCGGTTGCTCACCAACTTCCACCTGCCGCGTTCCACGCTGCTCATGCTCGTGGCCGCGTTCGGCGGCCACGAGCCGGTGATGAACGCCTACCGGGAGGCGATCGCGAGGGACTACCGGTTCTACTCCTACGGCGACGCCATGGCGGTGCTGTGA